A genome region from Candidatus Omnitrophota bacterium includes the following:
- the hemC gene encoding hydroxymethylbilane synthase, with translation MVLKSLIIGSRASKLALVQANIVKDLLREKYPLLDIKIKTIKTTGDKILDLSLDKIGDKGLFTKEIEEVLLAGEIDLAVHSMKDLPVEITSGLKIAAVTPREDLRDILVSKDEYNIKFLPKNSKVGTSSLRRRAQLLHLRPDLNIIDLRGNIGTRIRKLNDGFYGAIILAYAGVKRLGLKLSMSVIPLEEVLPQAAQGALGIQILQGRMDIEEIVKTLDDELSHLCINAERSVLSRLGGGCHAPIGVYAQIERDKIIINAGVFSLDGKVAIKDKISGDKKDGEGLGLALADKLLVNGAKNILERIG, from the coding sequence ATGGTGCTCAAGAGTTTGATTATAGGTTCGCGCGCAAGTAAGCTGGCGCTGGTGCAGGCAAATATCGTAAAAGATCTGTTAAGAGAAAAATACCCGCTTTTGGATATAAAAATTAAAACTATTAAGACTACCGGTGATAAGATTTTGGATTTATCTTTGGATAAGATCGGGGATAAGGGTTTATTTACCAAGGAGATTGAAGAAGTTTTATTAGCAGGTGAAATTGATTTGGCAGTACACAGTATGAAGGATTTACCCGTTGAGATAACCTCAGGTTTAAAAATAGCAGCGGTTACGCCAAGAGAAGACTTACGTGATATTTTGGTTTCCAAAGATGAATATAATATTAAGTTTCTTCCTAAAAATAGTAAGGTTGGCACAAGTAGTTTGCGCCGTCGTGCCCAGCTTTTACATCTTAGGCCGGATTTAAACATAATCGATCTACGGGGCAATATAGGCACCCGTATTCGCAAATTAAACGATGGTTTCTACGGCGCAATTATCTTAGCTTATGCCGGAGTAAAGCGGCTGGGGCTTAAGTTATCGATGTCGGTTATTCCTCTGGAAGAAGTTTTACCCCAGGCTGCCCAGGGCGCTTTAGGAATCCAGATTTTGCAAGGTAGAATGGATATAGAGGAAATAGTAAAAACGTTGGATGATGAGCTCTCGCATCTTTGTATTAACGCGGAACGCTCAGTGTTGTCTAGATTAGGAGGCGGATGCCATGCTCCGATAGGGGTGTATGCGCAAATAGAGAGGGATAAAATAATTATTAATGCCGGTGTGTTTTCCCTGGATGGTAAAGTTGCAATAAAAGATAAGATTTCCGGAGACAAGAAAGATGGAGAGGGTTTGGGATTGGCTCTGGCGGATAAATTACTTGTTAACGGGGCAAAAAATATTCTTGAAAGAATAGGCTAA
- the cobA gene encoding uroporphyrinogen-III C-methyltransferase, whose product MLKPKVYLTGAGPGDSKLITVKGLQLIKRADCIIYDYLVNSNLLQNAQSNCKLIYVGKKSGAHTLPQDEINQLLVREARMHKVVVRLKGGDPLIFGRGAEEALYLKKRKIDFEIVPGVTSAIAVATYAGIPLTVRSQNSTVGFITGNEDPKKKDSNINWEALVQGLGTMVFLMGVGNLEKIIGKLIENGKPPKTLVAIIRWGTTGKQKTITGTLKNIVQLAKESKITPPAIIVVGEVVKFRKDLNWFEKKPLLGKRILVTRSREQASLLSEKLIDLGAEVIEIPVIKIVSLKADIQLQKAFSQNEYDWVFFSSQNGVAEFTEFLKRTGKDSRIFARAQVCAIGSETAKSLVRIGIRADYVPVQFCAKAIVKHFNDIKLKSGSALILRTKQAPDVLPDGLKKLGFKVKVIDLYDTLVEKKSAPKLKECLKQGVGLVTFTSSSSVKNFMELLGKDYRSLLKGVCLASIGPVTSTTIREYGLKVNQEAMVYTIDGLVESIQKTKRKQFSG is encoded by the coding sequence ATGCTTAAGCCAAAAGTATATCTAACAGGAGCTGGGCCGGGTGATTCGAAATTAATTACTGTTAAAGGCCTCCAGTTGATCAAGCGGGCTGATTGTATTATCTATGATTATTTGGTTAATTCCAATCTGCTTCAAAATGCGCAAAGCAATTGTAAGTTAATATATGTAGGTAAAAAATCCGGCGCCCATACTTTGCCGCAAGATGAAATCAATCAACTGCTTGTAAGAGAAGCGCGTATGCATAAGGTAGTCGTGAGGCTTAAGGGCGGAGACCCATTAATTTTTGGCAGGGGAGCGGAAGAAGCGCTTTATTTGAAGAAGAGAAAAATAGATTTTGAAATTGTACCGGGAGTAACCAGCGCAATTGCAGTTGCCACATATGCCGGTATTCCGCTTACAGTCAGGAGCCAAAATTCTACTGTTGGGTTTATTACTGGTAATGAAGACCCTAAAAAAAAAGATTCTAATATTAATTGGGAAGCTCTTGTTCAAGGATTGGGTACAATGGTTTTCTTAATGGGCGTAGGTAATTTAGAGAAAATAATTGGGAAATTAATTGAGAATGGAAAGCCGCCTAAAACGCTTGTTGCGATAATCAGGTGGGGGACAACTGGAAAACAAAAAACTATTACCGGGACCCTAAAAAATATTGTGCAGTTGGCTAAAGAAAGCAAAATTACTCCGCCGGCAATAATTGTAGTTGGCGAGGTGGTTAAATTCAGAAAAGATTTAAACTGGTTTGAGAAAAAGCCGTTATTAGGCAAGAGAATTTTGGTTACGCGCAGCAGAGAACAGGCAAGTTTACTTTCTGAGAAATTAATCGACTTAGGCGCTGAAGTTATTGAAATTCCAGTAATTAAAATTGTATCTCTTAAAGCTGATATTCAGCTACAGAAAGCATTTTCGCAGAATGAATACGATTGGGTATTTTTTAGCAGTCAAAATGGTGTTGCGGAATTTACGGAATTCTTAAAGAGAACTGGTAAAGATAGCCGAATATTCGCAAGGGCTCAGGTTTGTGCGATTGGCTCTGAGACAGCAAAGTCATTGGTTAGGATAGGGATAAGAGCAGATTACGTACCCGTACAATTCTGCGCTAAGGCAATTGTCAAACATTTTAATGATATTAAATTAAAAAGTGGTAGCGCTTTGATACTGCGTACAAAACAGGCGCCCGATGTGCTTCCGGATGGGCTTAAAAAACTGGGATTTAAGGTCAAAGTAATTGATTTATATGATACTCTTGTTGAAAAAAAGAGCGCGCCAAAATTAAAAGAATGTTTAAAGCAGGGAGTAGGTTTAGTTACCTTTACCAGCTCCTCAAGTGTGAAGAATTTTATGGAGTTACTGGGTAAAGATTACCGCAGCCTGCTTAAAGGCGTCTGCCTTGCTTCCATCGGCCCGGTTACATCTACGACTATCCGAGAATATGGTTTAAAAGTAAATCAAGAAGCAATGGTTTATACAATTGATGGTTTAGTAGAGTCGATTCAAAAAACAAAAAGGAAACAGTTTTCAGGCTAA
- a CDS encoding radical SAM protein, whose translation MINCTRLLCEKAGFYDEIRYQKGKPADTNRPIVVWNSTLRCNLKCIHCYIDAKKSPGAGELTTQEAKILIDDLAAFGVPVILFSGGEPFIREDLFELGKYAKERGLRTVISTNGTLITDDIVKRVKDAGFSYVGISLDGLESINDKFRGQKGAFKKTLSGIRNCLSNNVRVGLRFTINKYNFKDVSGIFDLVEAENIPRVCFYHLVYSGRASAMIDDDLTHQEARDTMDLIFARCRGLSKTNTEILTVDNHADGVYLYMKLIKDDLKRAQRALELLKINGGNKSGIGISNVDNLGNVHPDQFWREHVLGNVKQKKFSEIWMDQSNQLLRNLRNRLQLLKGKCGRCNFKNICAGNFRARSEAFYGDLWQEDPACYLTEEEVLNR comes from the coding sequence ATGATTAACTGCACGAGATTACTTTGCGAAAAAGCTGGGTTTTATGATGAGATACGCTACCAAAAGGGGAAGCCTGCAGATACAAATCGTCCGATTGTGGTTTGGAACTCTACACTCCGCTGCAACTTAAAATGTATTCATTGTTATATTGATGCCAAAAAATCCCCTGGTGCCGGTGAGCTTACCACGCAGGAGGCAAAAATACTTATTGATGACCTGGCTGCTTTTGGCGTCCCGGTAATTTTGTTTTCTGGAGGCGAGCCATTTATCCGTGAGGATTTATTTGAGCTGGGAAAATATGCCAAAGAGCGTGGCCTACGCACGGTAATTTCAACCAATGGCACTTTAATCACCGATGATATTGTTAAAAGAGTCAAAGACGCCGGATTTTCTTATGTTGGTATAAGTTTGGATGGTTTAGAATCAATCAATGATAAGTTTAGAGGGCAAAAAGGCGCATTTAAGAAAACTTTATCCGGCATAAGGAATTGCCTGTCCAATAATGTGCGTGTGGGGTTGCGTTTTACCATCAATAAGTATAATTTTAAAGATGTTTCCGGTATCTTTGATTTAGTTGAAGCGGAGAATATTCCTCGTGTTTGTTTTTATCATCTGGTTTATTCCGGAAGAGCAAGCGCGATGATTGATGATGATCTAACGCATCAAGAGGCGCGCGATACCATGGATTTGATTTTTGCTCGCTGCAGAGGGCTTTCTAAAACTAATACGGAGATATTAACCGTGGATAATCACGCCGATGGTGTTTATTTATATATGAAGTTAATTAAAGATGATCTCAAAAGAGCGCAAAGAGCTTTAGAGCTGCTTAAGATTAATGGTGGTAATAAATCGGGAATTGGCATTTCCAATGTGGATAATTTAGGTAATGTGCATCCGGATCAGTTCTGGAGAGAGCATGTTCTTGGCAATGTTAAGCAGAAGAAGTTTAGCGAAATCTGGATGGACCAGAGCAACCAATTACTGCGTAATTTAAGAAATCGCCTACAGCTTTTAAAAGGTAAATGTGGCCGTTGTAATTTTAAGAATATATGCGCTGGAAATTTTCGGGCGCGTTCTGAGGCATTTTACGGTGATCTCTGGCAAGAGGATCCTGCCTGCTATCTGACTGAAGAAGAAGTTTTAAACAGATGA
- the hemB gene encoding porphobilinogen synthase — protein sequence MSLRDRRKNELTRKKLRETQELSAKDLIMPIFVKEGILEKKEIKSMPGIYQFSLKQVVKQAEEIYSLGIPSIILFGIPAHKDKIGSVAYDKKGIVQEAIGAIKTAVPRLNVIADVCMCGYTTHGHCGIIKNSYVDNVQTVKMLSRIALSYACAGADTVAPSAMMDGQVRAIKEVLIRNNYPKVRILAYSVKYASSFYNPFRDAVESAPKFGDRKTYQMDYYNSDEAILEAKLDIQEGADMLMVKPALGYQDIIYRIKKELKFPLACYSVSGEYAMIKAASVKGYLDEKKVLLETMTGFKRAGADLIISYYAQDLARWLKQWGRFSKRTVPMI from the coding sequence ATGAGTTTGAGAGATAGACGAAAAAATGAGCTAACACGTAAGAAATTACGTGAAACGCAAGAGTTATCGGCAAAAGATTTGATTATGCCTATCTTTGTGAAAGAAGGCATTTTAGAAAAAAAAGAAATCAAGTCAATGCCGGGAATTTATCAGTTTTCTTTGAAGCAAGTTGTTAAACAAGCGGAAGAAATCTATAGTTTAGGGATACCATCAATAATTTTATTTGGCATACCCGCGCATAAAGATAAAATTGGTTCTGTAGCTTACGACAAAAAAGGAATCGTGCAAGAGGCAATAGGCGCAATTAAAACAGCTGTTCCGAGATTGAATGTAATTGCTGATGTTTGTATGTGTGGATATACAACGCATGGCCATTGCGGAATTATAAAAAATTCTTACGTTGATAATGTTCAAACAGTAAAAATGTTAAGTAGGATTGCTCTTTCATATGCGTGCGCAGGCGCAGATACTGTCGCTCCTAGCGCGATGATGGATGGGCAAGTCAGAGCGATAAAAGAAGTGTTGATAAGAAATAATTATCCGAAAGTAAGGATTTTAGCTTATTCGGTAAAATACGCTTCTAGTTTTTATAACCCTTTCAGGGACGCGGTTGAGTCAGCTCCTAAATTTGGCGATAGGAAAACCTATCAGATGGATTATTATAATTCTGATGAAGCAATACTTGAGGCCAAACTTGATATCCAGGAGGGCGCGGATATGCTGATGGTAAAGCCGGCATTAGGATACCAGGACATAATCTATAGGATTAAAAAGGAATTAAAATTTCCGCTTGCCTGTTATTCTGTAAGCGGTGAGTACGCGATGATTAAAGCCGCTTCAGTTAAAGGGTATCTTGATGAAAAAAAAGTGCTACTTGAGACTATGACGGGTTTTAAGCGCGCAGGCGCCGATTTAATTATTTCTTACTATGCTCAGGATCTGGCCAGATGGCTAAAACAATGGGGACGGTTCTCGAAGAGAACCGTCCCCATGATTTAA
- a CDS encoding radical SAM protein, with amino-acid sequence MNNSSTLRMIAWELTRRCNLACSHCRASSKYGPYDNELTTNECFKLIDEITSFNNPIIILTGGEPLLREDIFEIAKYGKKKGLRMVLATNGTLLTYENVAEIIQVGIKRISVSLDGSDAATHDNLRQVFGAFKQVCEGLAKAKKAGLEFQINSTVTKRNIKLLSQIMDLAKKLGAKAHHIFLLVPTGRAKGMIGEELSAAEYEETLKRLAKEKDKSTLEIKITCAPHLNRILLQEHLEPAVSLTGKGCMAGVSFCFISHTGDLQPCGYLDIKCGNVREKEFKKIWAESEVFNNLSDFSKYKGKCGICEFRTVCAGCRARAYAVSKDYLEEEPYCVYIPKAKE; translated from the coding sequence ATGAATAATTCAAGTACCCTAAGGATGATTGCCTGGGAGCTTACTCGTAGGTGTAATTTAGCCTGCAGCCATTGCCGCGCTTCTAGCAAATATGGGCCGTATGACAATGAGTTGACTACAAATGAATGCTTTAAATTGATAGATGAGATTACGTCTTTTAATAATCCAATCATAATTCTTACCGGAGGGGAACCATTATTAAGAGAAGATATTTTTGAGATTGCCAAATATGGGAAGAAAAAAGGTTTAAGGATGGTTTTGGCGACCAATGGAACATTGCTTACTTATGAGAATGTCGCAGAAATTATACAGGTGGGTATAAAAAGAATTTCTGTAAGTTTAGACGGCTCTGATGCGGCTACTCATGATAATTTAAGGCAGGTTTTTGGGGCCTTTAAGCAGGTTTGTGAGGGCCTAGCCAAGGCAAAGAAAGCCGGCCTTGAATTTCAGATAAATTCCACGGTTACCAAGCGCAACATTAAATTACTTTCTCAAATTATGGATTTGGCCAAGAAGCTCGGTGCTAAAGCGCATCATATTTTCCTGCTTGTACCTACAGGCCGCGCTAAGGGTATGATAGGCGAAGAGTTGTCGGCGGCGGAATACGAAGAGACGCTTAAGAGGCTGGCTAAAGAGAAGGATAAATCAACTTTAGAGATAAAGATTACCTGTGCTCCGCATCTAAACCGTATTTTACTACAGGAGCATCTTGAACCTGCCGTTTCTTTAACCGGCAAGGGATGTATGGCGGGAGTAAGTTTTTGTTTTATTTCGCATACCGGAGATTTGCAGCCTTGCGGGTATTTAGATATAAAATGCGGTAATGTAAGGGAAAAGGAGTTTAAGAAAATCTGGGCAGAATCGGAAGTATTTAATAATTTAAGTGATTTCTCTAAATATAAAGGTAAATGCGGTATCTGTGAATTCAGGACAGTTTGCGCAGGATGCCGCGCCAGGGCCTATGCCGTATCCAAAGATTATTTAGAAGAGGAGCCGTATTGTGTCTATATACCAAAGGCAAAGGAGTAA
- a CDS encoding Lrp/AsnC ligand binding domain-containing protein, protein MSIYQRQRSKLSLLDRRLLNCLQEDIPFMERPWEVIADKLDIKEDYLLKRIAALKKQGVIRRISAVFSPRKIGFVSTLVAAKITSGYIEKVAKGINLYPEVTHNYKRDGEYNLWFTLIARDTKRIAQIITELKEDSEIRKISEFPVIKIFKIDVKFPIKNS, encoded by the coding sequence GTGTCTATATACCAAAGGCAAAGGAGTAAATTAAGTTTACTGGACAGGCGTCTTTTGAATTGTTTACAGGAGGATATTCCTTTTATGGAGAGGCCTTGGGAAGTTATAGCTGATAAATTGGATATTAAAGAGGATTATCTTTTAAAAAGAATCGCTGCATTAAAAAAACAAGGCGTAATTCGCAGAATAAGCGCGGTTTTCTCCCCCCGTAAGATTGGTTTTGTCTCTACTTTAGTAGCCGCAAAAATTACTTCCGGATATATTGAAAAAGTTGCCAAGGGGATAAATTTGTATCCCGAGGTTACTCATAATTACAAGAGGGATGGCGAGTATAACCTTTGGTTTACTTTGATTGCTCGGGATACTAAGAGAATCGCCCAAATTATAACTGAGCTCAAGGAAGATAGTGAGATTAGGAAGATTTCGGAATTTCCGGTAATAAAGATATTTAAAATTGATGTAAAGTTTCCGATAAAAAATTCATAA
- a CDS encoding Lrp/AsnC family transcriptional regulator, with amino-acid sequence MLSKLDKSIISLISQDIPLVKQPFRKLSCKLGIKQKVLLRRLRFYKANNLLRKFCASFNHRKIGLRYNAMVVWNIPSERLNKAGSLMASFPQISHCYQRKKAPGWNYNLYSMIHASSKKECLNVVKGIHRRIGCKGYNVLFSSEEYKKTAANY; translated from the coding sequence ATGCTTTCAAAGCTCGATAAAAGTATAATCAGTTTAATCTCTCAGGATATTCCGTTGGTTAAGCAGCCTTTCAGAAAATTGTCTTGTAAACTTGGTATAAAACAAAAGGTTCTTCTTAGGAGGCTGAGGTTTTATAAAGCAAACAATCTCTTGCGTAAATTTTGTGCGAGTTTTAACCATAGAAAAATAGGTCTCAGATATAATGCGATGGTAGTTTGGAATATTCCGTCGGAACGCCTTAATAAAGCGGGCAGTTTAATGGCTAGCTTTCCACAAATCAGCCATTGTTATCAGAGAAAAAAGGCGCCTGGTTGGAATTATAACCTTTATTCAATGATTCACGCTAGCTCTAAAAAAGAGTGTTTGAATGTGGTTAAAGGTATTCATAGAAGAATAGGCTGTAAAGGTTATAATGTTTTGTTTTCTTCGGAAGAATACAAAAAAACTGCAGCTAATTATTAA
- the hemL gene encoding glutamate-1-semialdehyde 2,1-aminomutase yields MKNLILKKSKACFNLAKKFIPGGVNSPVRAFKAVGMGPLFIKKANGAYIYDVDNNKYIDYVLSWGPMILGHADRRVIGAVKQSLEKGTSFGAPTRKETELAQLINKIYPSIEKIRFTSSGTEGAMSALRLARGYTGREKIIKFQGCYHGHFDSLLVAAGSGCATFGAPSSAGVNKSFVHDTIVLPFNDIDKVKIAVKRYKNNIACVIIEPIAANMGVILPQESFLEELREITRVNNIVLIFDEVITGFRVALGGAQEITGVRPDLTILGKILGGGFPIGAFGGRKEIMDFLSPDGPVYQAGTLSGNPVAVEAGIKTIKILSENKIYDSLNQLSLSFELGLKEIIAKAGVQVTVQRAGSLFTLFFTNRRLLRNYDDVSRCNLPGFSCFFRNMLKQGVYLAPSQFEANFISIKHTACDIKNTLRAVGRAL; encoded by the coding sequence GTGAAAAATTTAATACTTAAAAAATCAAAGGCCTGTTTTAATTTAGCAAAAAAGTTCATCCCCGGTGGAGTAAACAGCCCCGTGCGTGCTTTTAAAGCGGTAGGAATGGGCCCGTTGTTTATTAAAAAAGCCAATGGCGCCTATATTTACGACGTCGATAATAATAAATACATAGATTATGTGCTTTCTTGGGGGCCGATGATTTTAGGCCATGCTGATAGAAGAGTGATAGGAGCTGTTAAGCAGTCTCTTGAAAAAGGCACAAGTTTTGGAGCTCCCACTCGGAAAGAAACTGAGCTTGCCCAATTAATCAATAAAATTTATCCTTCTATTGAGAAGATACGATTTACTTCTTCCGGCACTGAAGGCGCAATGTCTGCTTTGCGCCTTGCCCGCGGTTATACGGGTAGAGAGAAAATAATAAAATTTCAAGGTTGTTATCACGGGCATTTTGACAGCCTTTTGGTTGCTGCTGGTTCAGGTTGTGCCACCTTTGGGGCTCCTTCTTCAGCAGGGGTAAATAAAAGTTTCGTGCATGATACTATTGTTTTGCCATTTAATGATATCGATAAAGTAAAAATTGCGGTAAAACGCTATAAGAATAATATTGCTTGCGTGATTATTGAACCTATTGCGGCAAATATGGGAGTTATTCTGCCGCAAGAGAGTTTCTTAGAAGAATTAAGGGAAATTACACGGGTAAATAATATTGTGTTAATCTTTGATGAAGTCATTACCGGCTTTCGCGTTGCTTTGGGAGGAGCGCAGGAGATTACCGGAGTCAGGCCGGATTTGACGATATTGGGCAAGATCCTAGGAGGAGGTTTTCCGATAGGCGCCTTCGGGGGGAGGAAAGAGATAATGGATTTTCTTTCTCCGGACGGGCCGGTATATCAGGCAGGGACATTGTCCGGTAACCCTGTGGCGGTAGAAGCAGGGATCAAGACTATTAAAATATTGAGCGAAAATAAGATTTATGATAGTTTAAACCAATTGAGCTTAAGTTTTGAACTGGGGCTAAAAGAAATTATTGCTAAAGCCGGAGTTCAGGTAACGGTACAAAGGGCAGGTTCTTTATTTACTTTATTTTTTACAAATAGAAGGCTACTTAGGAATTATGATGATGTTTCTAGGTGCAATTTACCCGGGTTTTCTTGTTTTTTCCGGAATATGCTCAAGCAAGGGGTTTACTTGGCTCCGTCGCAGTTTGAAGCTAATTTTATTTCCATAAAACATACAGCCTGCGATATTAAAAATACTTTAAGGGCAGTGGGGCGTGCACTTTAG